Proteins encoded by one window of Fusobacterium perfoetens:
- the tpiA gene encoding triose-phosphate isomerase, with translation MRKTIIAGNWKMNKTNADAVAMLTELKAAVAGVENVGIVIGAPFTALSDAVKAVEGSNIKIAAQNMYPKASGAYTGEVSPEMLKAIGVEYVILGHSERREYFHETDAFINEKVKCALSYGLTPILCVGEKLEDREAGRTDLVNETQVKGGLAGLTKEEAVKVVVAYEPVWAIGTGKTATPEIAEETHKAIRKVLAEMFGAEAAEEITIQYGGSVKADNAKDLLAQADIDGGLVGGASLEAESFAKIVKAGM, from the coding sequence ATGAGAAAAACTATTATTGCAGGAAACTGGAAAATGAATAAAACTAATGCTGATGCAGTGGCTATGCTTACTGAATTAAAAGCAGCTGTTGCAGGTGTTGAAAATGTGGGAATCGTTATAGGAGCTCCTTTTACTGCTCTTTCTGATGCAGTTAAAGCTGTTGAAGGTTCAAATATAAAAATTGCTGCTCAAAATATGTATCCAAAAGCATCTGGAGCTTATACTGGAGAAGTTTCTCCTGAAATGTTAAAAGCTATAGGTGTTGAATATGTAATATTAGGACACTCTGAAAGAAGAGAATACTTCCACGAAACAGACGCATTTATAAATGAAAAAGTTAAATGTGCTTTATCTTATGGATTAACTCCAATTCTTTGTGTAGGAGAAAAATTAGAAGACAGAGAAGCAGGAAGAACTGATCTTGTAAACGAAACTCAAGTTAAAGGCGGACTTGCAGGTTTAACTAAAGAAGAAGCTGTTAAAGTTGTTGTTGCTTATGAACCAGTATGGGCAATAGGAACAGGAAAAACTGCTACTCCAGAAATTGCAGAAGAAACTCATAAAGCTATAAGAAAAGTTTTAGCTGAAATGTTTGGAGCAGAAGCAGCTGAAGAAATTACTATCCAATATGGAGGATCAGTGAAAGCTGATAATGCAAAAGATCTTCTTGCTCAAGCTGATATTGATGGTGGACTTGTTGGAGGAGCTTCTCTTGAAGCAGAATCTTTTGCTAAGATAGTAAAAGCTGGAATGTAA